A genomic region of Flavobacteriales bacterium contains the following coding sequences:
- a CDS encoding sigma-54-dependent Fis family transcriptional regulator, with amino-acid sequence MSNSILIIDDEKSIRGTLKEILEYEKYKVDEAEDGIKGLSMMEKTRYDIVLCDIKMPKMDGIEVLEKIRDKGLDSPVVMISGHGNVETAVESLKNGAFDFIQKPLDLNRVLVTIRNAMDQSTLVEETKVLKRKINKKLSSDIVGESKAIMEIKEMIAKVAPSDARVLITGGNGSGKELVARQLHEQSARASNPFVEVNCAAIPSELIESELFGHEKGAFTSAIKQRRGKFEQADGGTLFLDEIGDMSLSAQAKVLRALQENKINRVGGDKDIKVNVRIIAATNKDLRKEISESNFREDLYHRLSVILIHVPSLNERKEDIPLLSEFFLEQIAKEYGQPVKKISNAAIKALQKHDWTGNIRELRNVIERLVILGAEEISDTDVKDYVLQGG; translated from the coding sequence ATGTCCAACAGCATTCTGATCATCGATGACGAGAAGAGCATACGCGGTACGCTCAAAGAGATACTCGAGTATGAGAAGTACAAGGTAGATGAGGCCGAAGACGGTATCAAAGGCCTTTCCATGATGGAGAAGACACGCTATGATATCGTGCTCTGTGACATCAAGATGCCCAAAATGGACGGGATAGAAGTATTGGAAAAGATCCGGGATAAGGGTCTGGACAGCCCAGTGGTCATGATCAGCGGCCATGGAAATGTGGAGACGGCCGTTGAGTCGCTCAAGAATGGGGCTTTCGATTTCATACAGAAGCCTTTGGATCTCAATCGGGTACTGGTCACCATCCGCAATGCCATGGATCAATCCACCCTCGTGGAAGAGACCAAGGTCCTCAAGCGTAAGATCAACAAGAAGCTATCATCCGATATCGTAGGGGAGAGCAAGGCCATCATGGAGATCAAGGAGATGATCGCTAAAGTGGCCCCGAGTGATGCTCGCGTGCTGATCACCGGGGGCAATGGTTCAGGTAAGGAATTGGTCGCCCGTCAATTGCATGAGCAGAGTGCCCGTGCCAGCAATCCATTCGTAGAGGTGAACTGTGCAGCCATTCCATCTGAACTGATAGAATCAGAATTGTTCGGACATGAGAAGGGCGCTTTTACTTCCGCCATCAAGCAGAGAAGAGGAAAATTCGAACAGGCCGATGGCGGTACCCTCTTCTTGGATGAGATAGGGGACATGAGCCTCAGTGCCCAGGCCAAGGTACTCAGAGCACTTCAGGAGAATAAAATCAATCGGGTAGGAGGGGATAAGGATATCAAGGTCAATGTGCGCATCATAGCCGCTACCAATAAGGACCTCAGGAAAGAAATCTCTGAGAGCAATTTCAGGGAGGATCTCTACCACCGACTCAGCGTGATACTCATTCATGTGCCCTCCCTTAATGAGCGCAAGGAAGACATACCGCTCCTTTCCGAATTCTTCTTGGAGCAGATCGCCAAGGAGTATGGTCAGCCGGTGAAGAAGATATCCAATGCGGCTATCAAAGCGCTGCAGAAGCACGACTGGACCGGTAACATCAGAGAACTCCGTAATGTCATCGAGAGACTGGTCATTCTAGGTGCTGAGGAGATTTCCGATACGGACGTCAAAGACTATGTGCTCCAAGGTGGGTAA
- a CDS encoding T9SS type A sorting domain-containing protein, whose protein sequence is MTHAEIGEMWNFDGVQNAQVTSISTQDIFSTVDSVKNITVDDGQEFLLSKEHGLLRYYNPNEEEELFELIGIQGRDVGLLVPELEEIFDHQVGDVIQYKYKIYSEGNAQQVDGIIKRTILEVESTPEEITLHYDEVSQHTYGHWGPPDQSYPPTTYYHAFTANETFTLEDYLFLEEDVHEHSKANFGVYADSIPLPEGDVSDYIVTLTSENDRMIKKYGIHIGMDTESLQSLEGQELGSILLAIEEYSPVIFREELYSNMFEDTPLFWFAADHNVYRENLGMSFTEGLGMTSYLWAGGIGSSMGLWMTGYVHQGDTTGVIDSDSYILTSDEYGIEESITVFPNPANDMLYLHWPGDELLEEVEILDNLGRVIDQPKQNGSAQGRNSIDISSFPSGLYLLLLRTDNSEYIGKFIKE, encoded by the coding sequence ATGACCCATGCCGAAATAGGAGAGATGTGGAATTTCGATGGAGTACAGAACGCACAAGTCACCAGTATTTCGACTCAAGATATATTCAGTACAGTAGACTCCGTCAAGAATATAACAGTCGATGATGGTCAAGAATTCCTACTCAGCAAAGAGCACGGCTTGCTGAGATATTACAATCCTAATGAGGAAGAAGAACTCTTTGAATTGATAGGCATCCAAGGTAGGGACGTTGGATTGCTGGTCCCAGAACTCGAAGAAATATTTGACCATCAGGTCGGGGATGTGATTCAGTATAAATACAAGATATATTCTGAGGGAAATGCCCAACAAGTAGATGGAATAATCAAGCGGACTATACTTGAAGTGGAGTCAACTCCAGAGGAAATCACCCTTCACTATGACGAAGTCAGTCAGCACACTTATGGACATTGGGGACCACCAGATCAATCATATCCACCAACAACTTATTACCATGCTTTTACAGCCAATGAAACTTTCACTTTAGAAGATTACTTGTTCTTAGAAGAAGATGTGCATGAGCACAGCAAAGCAAACTTTGGAGTATATGCCGATTCCATCCCTCTCCCAGAAGGAGATGTGAGCGATTATATCGTCACTTTGACTTCGGAAAATGACCGAATGATCAAGAAATATGGCATTCATATAGGGATGGATACAGAGTCTTTGCAGTCACTTGAGGGACAAGAGTTAGGTTCTATTCTCCTTGCTATCGAGGAGTATTCACCAGTCATCTTCAGAGAAGAACTGTACTCAAATATGTTCGAGGATACGCCTCTGTTCTGGTTTGCCGCGGATCACAATGTGTATCGAGAAAATCTAGGAATGTCTTTCACAGAAGGCTTGGGAATGACCAGTTATCTGTGGGCTGGAGGAATAGGCAGTAGCATGGGCCTTTGGATGACGGGATATGTGCACCAAGGAGATACCACAGGAGTAATTGATTCTGATAGTTATATACTGACGAGTGATGAATATGGCATCGAAGAATCGATCACAGTCTTTCCAAATCCAGCTAATGACATGCTCTATCTCCATTGGCCTGGGGATGAACTTCTAGAAGAAGTTGAAATCCTTGATAATCTGGGCAGGGTAATTGATCAGCCAAAACAGAACGGCTCTGCCCAAGGAAGAAATTCAATTGATATTTCATCCTTCCCTTCTGGGCTTTATCTGCTTCTTCTGCGAACGGATAACTCAGAATATATCGGGAAGTTTATAAAGGAATGA
- a CDS encoding phosphatase, which translates to MNPKAVIDIGTNTINLLIASRHDEGFIMEFFDRIPAKLGKGGMNGNRLTAEAMERGLAALEEHLISCDEHEVGEIIVTATSAVRNAENRQEFIELVFNEYGLEVDVIDGDRESDLIWKGVRMTGLAMDETILIMDIGGGSTEFIVARDDDLIWQQSYKLGVTRLKERFDAADPFTEADAQKIREAIRHELEDLWIEGTRSKVKTLVGASGSFNSIDLMLALGDIESLPEVRHRMDMEQYHRLSSMVRSSPYARRSAIPGLVPDRVDTIPYAFLLIDEVLEQLKIEDLWRSSYALKEGLMAEMFGG; encoded by the coding sequence TTGAATCCAAAAGCGGTCATAGATATCGGCACCAACACCATCAATCTGCTGATTGCAAGTAGACACGATGAAGGTTTCATTATGGAGTTCTTCGACCGTATTCCGGCCAAACTAGGGAAAGGCGGTATGAATGGCAATCGACTCACCGCTGAAGCCATGGAACGTGGATTGGCCGCACTGGAGGAACACCTGATCAGCTGTGATGAACATGAGGTAGGCGAGATCATCGTCACTGCTACATCTGCTGTTAGAAATGCTGAGAATAGGCAAGAGTTCATAGAACTGGTATTCAATGAATACGGCCTGGAAGTGGATGTCATCGATGGGGATAGAGAATCGGACTTGATCTGGAAAGGGGTGCGTATGACGGGTTTGGCCATGGATGAGACCATACTCATCATGGATATCGGGGGTGGGAGCACCGAGTTCATCGTAGCGCGAGATGATGACTTGATATGGCAGCAGAGCTACAAGTTGGGTGTGACCCGGCTCAAAGAGCGCTTCGATGCAGCGGACCCCTTCACAGAAGCTGATGCCCAGAAGATACGTGAGGCCATTAGACATGAGCTCGAAGACCTGTGGATAGAGGGAACGCGGTCGAAGGTGAAGACATTAGTTGGAGCATCGGGATCATTCAACAGCATCGACCTTATGTTGGCCCTGGGAGATATCGAATCCCTTCCAGAAGTGCGACATCGAATGGATATGGAGCAGTACCATCGACTCTCAAGTATGGTGCGCTCCAGCCCATACGCGCGTAGGTCCGCTATACCGGGGCTGGTGCCCGATCGGGTGGATACGATCCCATATGCCTTTCTTCTCATCGATGAGGTGTTGGAGCAACTCAAGATCGAGGATCTATGGCGCAGTAGCTATGCATTAAAAGAAGGCTTGATGGCCGAGATGTTCGGGGGCTGA